The Zygotorulaspora mrakii chromosome 3, complete sequence genome includes a region encoding these proteins:
- the PZF1 gene encoding Pzf1p (similar to Saccharomyces cerevisiae PZF1 (YPR186C); ancestral locus Anc_7.543) gives MDHAAWDAHDFESVTPTRSCSSDSLHSVSSVASSAVSSASSSRPKRYFCDYEGCNKCFTRPSLLTEHQLSVHQGIKPFKCHICERSFAKKSHLERHLLSHSAEKPFHCSYCDKSFTTSQQLKRHEITHTKSFKCPYPDCSESFYKHPQLRAHILAVHEKKLTCEECGKTFQRPYRLRNHIAKHHNPQVENPYQCTHSGCTKNFKTWSQLQNHIKNDHPKLRCPICDKPCVGDNGLQMHMRVHDETLVAKNWKCHLCDSGPFAKKSDLLDHYRSEHPAESLPHSLKAHALPEAVDSPDMRITRSLSKRRKLNDFDLVQTEVNLANCLSNASGGIELVLDSVGRKLLCPFDKCYRTFKTKERYEKHIQKHKIHELKLKVLQDKLEEKHIESPAMSKARALDDEKLLNKENQCQDEVSENLLTKRCIEE, from the coding sequence ATGGACCATGCTGCCTGGGATGCACATGACTTTGAGTCGGTGACTCCTACACGCTCTTGTTCGTCAGATAGCTTGCACTCCGTATCTAGCGTGGCATCAAGCGCCGTATCATCTGCATCCAGTTCGAGACCGAAGCGGTATTTTTGCGACTACGAGGGTTGTAATAAGTGCTTTACAAGGCCGTCGTTACTGACAGAGCACCAATTGTCAGTTCATCAGGGTATCAAACCCTTTAAATGTCATATATGTGAGCGCTCGTTCGCTAAGAAGAGCCATCTGGAACGCCATCTGCTGTCACATTCGGCTGAAAAGCCCTTCCATTGTTCCTATTGCGATAAGAGCTTCACTACAAGTCAGCAGCTAAAACGTCATGAAATTACACATACGAAATCTTTTAAATGTCCGTATCCGGATTGCAGCGAGAGCTTTTATAAGCATCCACAATTGAGAGCTCACATCCTTGCAGTGCACGAAAAGAAACTGACGTGTGAAGAATGTGGCAAAACTTTCCAAAGGCCATATAGGCTTCGTAATCATATCGCTAAACATCATAATCCGCAGGTCGAGAATCCCTACCAATGTACTCATTCCGGGTGTACTAAGAATTTCAAGACTTGGTCTCAGCTGCAGAATCACATCAAAAATGACCATCCTAAATTGCGGTGTCCTATTTGCGACAAGCCTTGTGTTGGCGATAATGGTCTACAAATGCATATGAGAGTTCATGACGAGACGCTTGTGGCTAAGAATTGGAAGTGCCATCTCTGTGATAGCGGCCCCTTTGCGAAGAAGTCAGATCTTTTAGATCACTATAGGAGCGAGCATCCTGCTGAAAGTTTGCCCCACTCATTAAAGGCTCATGCACTTCCAGAGGCCGTAGACAGCCCCGACATGAGGATAACCAGATCGCTTTCAAAAAGGCGTAAGctcaatgattttgatcTCGTACAAACTGAGGTAAATCTGGCCAACTGTTTATCAAACGCAAGTGGAGGAATCGAATTGGTACTCGATTCAGTGGGCAGGAAATTACTATGCCCTTTTGATAAATGTTATAGAACGTTCaagacaaaagaaagatatgAAAAACACATACAGAAACACAAAATTCATGAactgaaattgaaagttcTACAAGATAAGCTCGAAGAAAAGCATATAGAGAGTCCCGCAATGAGCAAAGCTCGTGCATTAGACGATGAAAAGCTTttaaacaaagaaaatcaatgtCAAGATGAGGTCAGCGAAAACCTGCTCACTAAAAGATGTATCGAAGAGTAG
- the RPO26 gene encoding DNA-directed RNA polymerase core subunit RPO26 (similar to Saccharomyces cerevisiae RPO26 (YPR187W); ancestral locus Anc_7.544), protein MSDYEEAFNDGAEHFEDFDVEHFSDEENFAEPVNGNGNEGGEVKAENGHTVIAGGTGPEDYQNYEQTRRKTLKEKAIPKDQRITTPYMTKYERARILGTRALQISMNAPVFVDLEGETDPLRIAMKELAEKKIPLVIRRYLPDGSFEDWSVEELIVGL, encoded by the exons ATGTCCGATTACGAGGAAGC TTTCAATGATGGTGCAGAGCACTTTGAGGATTTCGATGTTGAGCACTTCTCAGATGAAGAGAACTTTGCTGAGCCAGTAAATGGAAATGGCAACGAGGGGGGTGAAGTGAAAGCAGAGAATGGACACACTGTAATTGCTGGGGGAACAGGACCGGAGGACTACCAAAATTACGAGCAGACGCGGAGGAAAACtctgaaagagaaagctATCCCTAAGGACCAGAGGATAACGACACCATACATGACAAAATATGAGAGGGCCAGAATTTTAGGAACGCGAGCATTGCAGATTTCGATGAACGCACCagtttttgttgatttgGAGGGTGAGACTGATCCACTAAGAATTGCAATGAAGGAACTTGCCGAGAAAAAAATCCCTTTGGTGATAAGAAGATATTTACCAGATGGCTCATTTGAAGACTGGAGTGTGGAAGAGCTAATTGTTGGTTTGTGA
- the MLC2 gene encoding Mlc2p (similar to Saccharomyces cerevisiae MLC2 (YPR188C); ancestral locus Anc_7.545): MENSKSMNFSSLTHSHITKLKDAFQTIDEDGDGVISQQDLNKILCSLGKQLPDSQLQAMLQGPNCGSEDGVTFPRFLSLMSATLGDLPEESEIAKCLKTLSDKGDLQLPLVELIARLKEAGFQNPEKDFARILSEFSTENHINNEKVFKGDQFLNTFSE, encoded by the coding sequence atggaGAATAGCAAGTCTATGAATTTTAGCAGCCTGACCCACTCCCATATCACCAAACTTAAGGATGCATTTCAAACTATAGACGAGGATGGTGACGGCGTGATATCTCAACAAGATctgaacaaaatattgTGTAGTCTCGGTAAACAATTGCCTGACTCTCAATTGCAAGCTATGTTACAAGGTCCAAATTGTGGAAGTGAAGACGGTGTAACATTTCCTCGTTTCTTGTCTCTGATGAGTGCCACGTTAGGTGATCTTCCAGAAGAGAGCGAGATTGCAAAATGTCTCAAGACCTTATCTGATAAAGGGGACTTGCAGCTACCATTAGTAGAGCTCATAGCACGATTAAAGGAAGCTGGCTTTCAAAACccagaaaaagattttgcaaGAATACTGAGTGAATTCAGCACAGAGAACCATATTAATAACGAAAAAGTCTTCAAAGGTGATCAGTTTTTGAATACATTTTCTGAATAA
- the SKI3 gene encoding SKI complex subunit tetratricopeptide repeat protein SKI3 (similar to Saccharomyces cerevisiae SKI3 (YPR189W); ancestral locus Anc_7.546) — translation MSTIKDLLKQAKTELAREDYQSAIELSKKVLSLEKENYFAYVFLGKSYSCLPGKAKESIANYKLAIQYDSSNLLAWKGLFLLLKSLDVPEVLSYDDFFALCGEYADVLLEQQLSQVDLIHDIRLFRKKYPDCEESFLMHMVPGTKMAELLARHLISPQDALSKLINLVNKKEESKISKLVSRERLKLSVQDPSYQTKINALAWGIYEGSNLDQLYNQLINITDVDEARSDLETQWLEYRIKILKSMPKDIKVFFFKKVKSMVEDMVLVDHKSLMSWKLYFEWQDYEDLNTIDQEMVLKFFKKFPTEPLSVILYAWLSSDLSKYDFKKLASQMGQKAHLDEDNVVPDMDEIEQDALNDMTEKENENPTLLESDVITAMNDNISKAKNSILAHRIISQYFLLSREYEAAFPYVKHGISLVAISMRDLGADLQESKKTFTLDLAMIYTYIDAPKNHTAALSLFEKILADDPNNSHAKLGKGLIYMERNDWVKAHTLLVEVVSQFPNDMVVLSEFAWNQAQLGCLDDAIDIFTKVLGSIEGVDLRSCEFRALNLWRQAKVYLMKQEKEIPENQSYVKIAFKQLILSIRVLDTYAPSYSTLGDIYSAYYLDNLRAFKCYYKSFELDAADIVAAKFMASYYAEMCNWKAASLVAERLVKSEKAKRKLKEVNWAYKVVGMFYLESQQEADSIEWFQSSLRVNSKDIESWIGLGQAYYACGRIEASIKVFDRALELDPQHLYCLNLKAQSLSFMGEFEQCLKILREITTASPKEEFFQATFSEVLVKYAMDLYSQGLLTKAIVTAKKSIAVLSYMATELFCHGHKFWVSLSEALELFTLVQSKIDDLPIEDFVTIFRSASTIQETKELDELDNVTIEDLLSTDEDSNIEITCKLLVLSAKYSIATTNFDELTRTVRSSLWHNVGSAELHAYHIIKDVKYRKAAIECFKRSIHYQSNMCESWVGLGISTMDVSFKVAQHCFIKALTLNPKDVNIWLNLAMLGLKNGDLEFTQEVLTRSQSLAPQESSPWLVIALTYEKQGKLLESHRKFAHAFVLSNGRSRIAQLLYAKSILQQRIGKGGDERDLGLVEELTAAAYGLDEYFKKTPNDPFALQCALIILERLHNYSSAHKVASNLVQCLEVRFEKSQKNSELFNYAVVKSQLGRIQLGLGNYTSAIEDAELSQSILLDFSSESANSSRISNNLVLSLAYFHLNDFDKTLEFLEELLKTSKNTRSLIILIAKILYTVGSEDAKEIALQELVEYISVNGPDLMVNLTIAAIDIIENRKDEMGAILKELRILPLEDLISDRHKDIPYLIEMIRMRLEMHNDINSTWQKSAFFFMNDCKVWKNIDSRIEARVSCEGQNKVTASQLSDSFCSLGNLKNIQRSIFLSPTNKGAISALRECF, via the coding sequence ATGTCAACCATTAAGGATCTGCTAAAACAGGCAAAGACAGAATTGGCAAGGGAAGACTACCAAAGTGCAATCGAACTTTCCAAAAAGGTTCTGTCGCTGGAGAAGGAGAATTATTTTGCATATGTTTTCCTTGGAAAATCGTATTCCTGTCTGCCAGGCAAGGCAAAGGAATCAATCGCGAATTACAAGCTAGCCATCCAGTACGATTCCTCAAATCTTCTGGCTTGGAAGGGCTTATTTCTGCTTTTAAAATCACTGGACGTCCCAGAGGTCTTGTCTTATGACGACTTCTTTGCATTATGCGGAGAATACGCAGATGTGCTTCTTGAACAACAGTTGTCTCAAGTAGATTTGATACATGATATAAGACTgttcagaaaaaaatatccCGATTGTGAAGAgtcttttttgatgcatATGGTTCCCGGTACAAAGATGGCAGAACTGCTTGCTCGTCATCTTATTAGCCCGCAGGATGCTTTGTCAAAGTTGATCAATCTagtaaataaaaaagaggaGTCGAAGATCTCAAAGTTGGTAAGTCGAGAAAGGCTAAAGCTCAGCGTTCAAGATCCTTCGTACCAGACTAAAATCAATGCATTGGCCTGGGGGATATATGAGGGGTCCAATCTGGATCAATTATATAATCAGTTGATTAATATTACAGATGTTGATGAAGCAAGGTCCGATTTGGAAACGCAATGGCTTGAGTATAGAATCAAAATCCTAAAATCAATGCCTAAGGACATtaaagtatttttttttaaaaaagtgaaaagCATGGTTGAGGACATGGTGCTAGTGGATCATAAGTCACTGATGTCATGGAAGCTTTATTTTGAGTGGCAGGACTATGAAGATTTAAACACCATTGATCAAGAGATGGTAttaaagtttttcaaaaagtttccaaCTGAGCCTCTAAGTGTCATATTATATGCGTGGTTGTCATCTGATTTATCGAAGTACGATTTTAAGAAGCTCGCCTCTCAAATGGGGCAAAAAGCACATttagatgaagataatGTAGTTCCAGATATGGATGAGATTGAGCAGGATGCTTTGAATGATATGacagaaaaggaaaatgaaaatccTACTTTACTAGAAAGTGACGTGATCACAGCAATGAATGATAATATTTCTAAAGCTAAAAATAGCATTCTAGCCCACCGCATTATTTCCCAATattttttactttcaaGAGAGTATGAGGCCGCTTTCCCTTATGTAAAGCATGGCATCTCATTAGTTGCAATCAGTATGCGTGATCTAGGGGCAGATCTTCAAGAATCGAAAAAGACTTTCACATTAGATTTGGCCATGATATATACGTATATCGATGCTCCAAAAAATCACACAGCTGCCTTAAGcttgtttgaaaagatacTGGCAGATGATCCAAACAATTCACATGCAAAGCTGGGAAAGGGCTTGATCTACATGGAAAGAAACGACTGGGTGAAAGCACACACACTACTCGTAGAGGTAGTATCGCAATTTCCCAATGATATGGTAGTCCTTTCCGAATTTGCATGGAATCAGGCGCAACTCGGTTGTTTAGACGATGCTATAGATATTTTTACAAAAGTGCTTGGCTCAATAGAAGGTGTTGATCTCCGTAGCTGCGAATTCAGAGCCCTTAACCTATGGAGACAAGCTAAGGTGTACCTCATGAAGCaggaaaaagagattcCGGAGAATCAAAGCTACGTCAAGATTGCATTCAAGCAATTGATTCTTTCCATCCGTGTTTTAGATACATACGCACCCAGCTACTCGACCCTAGGGGACATATACTCCGCTTATTACTTGGATAATTTGAGAGCATTCAAGTGTTATTATAAATCGTTTGAATTAGACGCTGCAGATATCGTCGCTGCAAAATTCATGGCATCTTATTATGCTGAAATGTGCAATTGGAAGGCAGCTAGCCTTGTAGCGGAGCGACTTGTGAAATCTGAGAAGGCAAAAAGGAAACTGAAGGAGGTGAATTGGGCGTATAAAGTAGTAGGTATGTTTTATCTGGAGAGTCAACAAGAGGCcgattcaattgaatggTTTCAATCTTCTCTGCGTgtgaattcaaaagatatagAATCATGGATTGGTCTAGGTCAAGCCTACTATGCATGTGGACGTATTGAAGCTTCCATTAAGGTATTTGATCGGGCGTTAGAGCTGGATCCACAACATCTATATTGTTTGAATCTTAAAGCGCAGTCTCTTTCCTTTATGGGAGAATTTGAGCAATGCTTAAAAATACTGCGTGAAATAACGACTGCCTCCCCCAAAGAAGAATTCTTTCAAGCCACCTTTTCTGAGGTTTTGGTGAAGTATGCGATGGATTTATATTCCCAAGGCCTTTTGACGAAAGCAATTGTGACGGCTAAAAAGAGCATTGCTGTTCTATCCTATATGGCAACAGAATTATTTTGCCATGGGCACAAATTTTGGGTTTCGCTCTCGGAAGCTCTAGAACTTTTCACATTGGTGCAATCTAAAATTGATGATCTTccaattgaagattttgtcACGATCTTCCGATCTGCATCTACCattcaagaaacaaaagagCTGGATGAACTCGATAACGTTACGATTGAAGATTTACTGTCTACCGATGAGGATAGTAACATTGAAATCACTTGTAAATTATTGGTATTATCAGCCAAATACTCAATTGCCACGACGAACTTTGATGAGTTAACAAGAACCGTCCGCTCTTCATTGTGGCACAACGTCGGATCAGCCGAATTGCATGCTTACCATATCATAAAAGATGTGAAGTACAGAAAAGCTGCTATTGAGTGCTTCAAAAGATCCATTCACTATCAGTCTAATATGTGTGAGTCTTGGGTTGGTCTTGGTATCTCAACTATGGATGTATCTTTTAAAGTTGCGCAACATTGTTTCATAAAGGCTTTGACACTAAACCCAAAGGATGTCAATATTTGGCTTAATCTTGCCATGCTAGGgctgaaaaatggtgatCTCGAATTCACACAGGAAGTATTGACAAGATCCCAAAGTTTAGCACCGCAAGAGTCGTCTCCATGGTTGGTAATCGCTTTGACATATGAGAAACAGGGTAAGCTTTTGGAAAGCCACCGTAAATTTGCTCATGCCTTCGTGTTATCAAACGGCAGATCAAGAATTGCCCAATTGTTGTACGCAAAAAGTATTTTGCAGCAACGTATCGGTAAAGGGGGAGATGAAAGAGACCTGGGACTAGTCGAAGAACTCACAGCAGCTGCTTATGGATTAGATGaatacttcaaaaagaCGCCGAATGATCCCTTTGCCCTACAGTGTGCTTTAATAATTCTGGAGAGGCTTCACAATTATTCCTCTGCACACAAGGTAGCATCCAACTTGGTTCAATGCTTAGAAGTacgatttgaaaaatctcaaaaaaaCTCGGAGCTTTTCAACTATGCAGTTGTTAAAAGCCAACTTGGACGAATTCAGTTGGGACTTGGAAATTACACATCCGCAATCGAGGATGCAGAATTATCTCAAAGTATATTattagatttttcatcagaaAGTGCCAATAGCTCACGCATATCCAACAATTTAGTATTGAGCTTAGcatattttcatctcaACGACTTTGACAAAACTTTGGAGTTTTTAGAggagcttttgaaaacctCAAAAAATACCAGatctttgataatattGATAGCAAAGATTCTTTACACAGTTGGATCTGAGGATGCAAAGGAAATTGCTTTGCAGGAACTGGTGGAGTATATTTCTGTTAATGGCCCAGACCTAATGGTAAATTTGACCATTGCGGCCattgatatcattgaaaacagaaaagatgaaatgggCGCTATTTTAAAAGAGTTACGTATACTACCGCTAGAGGATCTCATTTCTGATAGACATAAAGACATTCCTTATCTAATTGAAATGATCAGGATGCGTTTGGAAATGCACAACGACATTAATTCAACGTGGCAGAAGtctgcatttttcttcatgaATGATTGTaaagtttggaaaaatattgattcaagaattgaagCACGCGTTTCATGTGAAGGTCAAAATAAGGTCACTGCTTCACAGCTTAGCGACTCTTTTTGCTCCTTGGGAAACCTCAAAAATATCCAACGAAGCATATTTTTGTCGCCTACGAATAAAGGAGCGATTTCTGCCCTGAGGGAATGCTTTTAG
- the RPC82 gene encoding DNA-directed RNA polymerase III subunit C82 (similar to Saccharomyces cerevisiae RPC82 (YPR190C); ancestral locus Anc_7.547), whose protein sequence is MSSAASDGANGVSGGTESVPGSMSTEDDVMITSSLEQRTLNPDWFLYTELFKYHLGERAASIIDVLICKGRLSIFEIRDRIPNLDTRSVKITMVSLVQLRCVRYWEEVSHSGKSTTYYYINEDGLLLFLYSGLINDEFSKQFPHSSMEVSQIIQNILSLGSITVKDFLQNIESKESQIDMMSIFVRLVESEFLVPLTKLHCTPINDLWNTLYQKEYNAIPRTSTLSDLKKRSEAKSKAKIQFQSFLENSKSTSQVIYIDPITSLKAIKNNLPLTINLERFFKIRRTKHLVQFAKSRIGSTPSEIYRVALSMTESKSPPLTDPLTKTGLLQELEEATSIKEDIELSEEKTQGLSFSAIDIAKHLPSSLDLRGTLTSKLKTNKRSNDSKESKLNKKLKTKDGFAIPALPKINESKNDVDKADFSDDFEDFDDDDQEPHSLSLINCHLKLLASSAVPFLKETRPGVYFIPYSKIVPLLKSSVYDYVLSSTMGPSAMRIRRCICENSLVSEKVINSTALMKEKDIRSTIASLIKYNVLEIQEVPRTADRAASRAVFLFRSNERHAYSFMMQNLAWNIADLHYKKEKMKEERSTLLTKANRDDVKGREAELLLPSELNQLKSLNERELNILVRVLRLLSLWEVYRLF, encoded by the coding sequence ATGAGTTCTGCTGCTTCTGATGGGGCCAATGGCGTGTCGGGTGGTACTGAAAGTGTGCCTGGTTCGATGAGCACTGAAGATGACGTTATGATCACTTCGTCGCTGGAACAGAGGACTTTAAACCCTGATTGGTTTCTATACACTGAGCTGTTCAAGTACCATTTAGGGGAAAGAGCAGCTTCAATTATTGATGTTTTGATCTGCAAAGGTAGACTcagcatttttgaaatccgTGATCGTATACCAAATCTAGACACTAGAAGCGTTAAGATAACAATGGTTTCACTCGTTCAATTACGCTGTGTCAGGTACTGGGAGGAAGTCTCGCATTCGGGAAAATCCACTACGTACTACTACATCAACGAAGACGGTCTGCTACTGTTCTTGTATTCGGGTCTGATAAATGATGAGTTTAGCAAACAGTTCCCGCATTCATCGATGGAAGTTTCGcaaattattcaaaatatccTTTCGCTGGGCTCAATTACGgtaaaagattttttaCAGAACATTGAATCCAAAGAATCGCAGATTGATATGATGTCGATTTTTGTTCGTTTGGTCGAATCAGAGTTTTTAGTCCCATTAACAAAATTACACTGTACGCCAATCAATGATCTTTGGAATACTCTTTACCAAAAGGAGTACAATGCTATTCCAAGGACATCAACGCTCTCGGATTTAAAGAAGAGAAGTGAAGCAAAATCGAAGGCAAAAATTCagtttcaaagttttctaGAGAATTCTAAAAGCACTTCTCAAGTTATTTATATCGATCCAATAACCTCTTTGAAAGCGATCAAGAACAACTTACCGTTAACCATTAATTTGGAGagattttttaaaataAGAAGGACAAAGCATTTAGTTCAATTTGCAAAGTCTAGAATTGGATCAACACCGTCTGAGATCTATAGGGTTGCATTGAGTATGACAGAATCAAAATCTCCACCGCTAACTGACCCTCTGACCAAAACAGGTCTGTTGcaagaattggaagaagcGACTTCAATCAAAGAGGACATCGAACTCTCCGAGGAGAAAACTCAAGGATTATCCTTTAGCGCCATTGATATTGCAAAACATTTACCCTCTTCTTTAGACCTGCGAGGAACACTTAcatcaaaattgaaaacaaacaaaCGAAGTAACGATTCTAAAGAGTCGAAACTTAATaagaaactgaaaacaAAAGATGGATTTGCCATACCAGCACTTCCTAAAATAAATGAGTCAAAGAACGACGTCGACAAGGCTGATTTTTCTGATGATTTCGAAGATTTCGATGATGACGATCAGGAACCACATTCATTGTCATTAATTAATTGTCATTTAAAACTACTTGCATCCTCAGCAGTACCTTTCTTAAAAGAAACTCGACCAGGTGTTTATTTCATTCCTTACTCAAAGATTGTACCccttttgaaatcttcCGTTTACGATTATGTCTTATCATCAACTATGGGTCCTTCTGCAATGCGTATAAGACGTTGCATTTGTGAGAATAGTTTGGTGTCTGAAAAAGTTATCAACTCAACAGCATTgatgaaggaaaaagatataaGATCAACTATTGCATCACTAATCAAATACAATGTTCTCGAAATTCAAGAGGTACCCAGGACAGCTGATAGAGCAGCATCAAGGGCAGTTTTTCTGTTTAGATCGAATGAAAGACACGCTTATAGTTTTATGATGCAAAATCTGGCTTGGAATATTGCCGATCTTCATtataaaaaggaaaaaatgaaggagGAGAGATCTACACTCTTAACTAAAGCGAATAGAGATGATGTCAAGGGCAGGGAAGCTGAGCTTCTACTTCCAAGTGAGCTTAATCAGTTGAAATCACTCAATGAAAGAGAGCTCAATATCTTAGTTCGTGTCTTAAGATTGCTTTCTCTTTGGGAAGTTTATAGATTATTTTAA
- the QCR2 gene encoding ubiquinol--cytochrome-c reductase subunit 2 (similar to Saccharomyces cerevisiae QCR2 (YPR191W); ancestral locus Anc_7.548), producing MLSSTTRVQFAKQALRHYTVTASDGTGKISNLAVKVHAGSRYATKDGISHLLSRFNFHNTSGKSALRLVRESELLGGKFESKVDREFITLSATFLKEDLPYFVNALGNVLYKTSFRPHELHESVLPAAHHDLLVHQTCPVSSARDLLYNATFRSGLGNPVLYDSVEKISIEDIKSFADKVYTKENIEIIGKGVNESDLKRFVNDSLLNSLPSGTPLSTSAAPKTFTGQQSRIRFEGQSVAAISVPVAKESFAEYQVLSNYVTSPVFELSSLIKSSKFEKFGDVGIFSLFVKGSDAKKVSEDFKKVISELKKGKDISVAKDLTALNFAIANETSSPLPELKLDSVKNFKLGKFNYVAVGDVSNLPYAEEL from the coding sequence ATGCTATCCTCCACAACAAGAGTGCAATTTGCCAAGCAGGCTTTGAGACATTACACCGTTACTGCCAGTGATGGCACTGGCAAGATTTCCAACCTGGCGGTCAAAGTACACGCGGGTTCTCGTTATGCCACCAAAGATGGTATCTCTCATCTGCTATCTAGATTCAATTTCCACAATACTAGTGGTAAATCAGCATTAAGGCTAGTCAGAGAATCCGAGCTTCTCGGtggtaaatttgaatcaaagGTCGACAGGGAATTCATTACGTTGTCTGCcacatttttgaaggaagatTTGCCCTATTTCGTGAATGCATTGGGTAACGTCCTGTACAAGACTTCATTCAGACCCCATGAATTGCATGAGTCTGTGTTGCCTGCAGCGCATCACGACTTGTTGGTTCATCAAACTTGCCCTGTTTCAAGCGCAAGGGATCTGCTATACAATGCGACATTCAGATCTGGCTTAGGTAACCCTGTTCTTTACGACAGCGTTGAGAAAATCAGTATTGAGGAtatcaaatcttttgcTGACAAAGTCTACACAAAGGAAAATATCGAAATTATTGGTAAGGGCGTAAATGAATcggatttgaaaagatttgtAAACGATTCTCTATTGAACTCTTTACCATCTGGAACCCCACTTTCGACCAGTGCTGCACCAAAGACCTTTACAGGCCAACAATCTAGAATAAGATTTGAGGGTCAATCGGTCGCCGCTATTTCCGTTCCAGTTGCAAAGGAGTCATTCGCCGAATATCAAGTATTATCCAATTACGTAACTTCTCCCGTCTTTGAGTTATCTTCATTGATTAAATCTtctaaatttgaaaagtttggtGATGTTGGTATCTTCTCGTTATTTGTGAAGGGTTCAGATGCAAAAAAGGTCTCAGaggatttcaaaaaggtgATCTcggaattgaaaaaaggcAAAGATATCTCCGTTGCAAAAGATTTGACAGCATTAAATTTTGCCATCGCAAACGAAACTTCTTCTCCACTACCAGAGTTGAAGTTGGATAGCGTTAAGAACTTCAAATTGGGTAAATTCAACTATGTTGCTGTTGGTGATGTTTCCAATTTGCCATATGCTGAAGAGTtataa